A genome region from Sceloporus undulatus isolate JIND9_A2432 ecotype Alabama chromosome 1, SceUnd_v1.1, whole genome shotgun sequence includes the following:
- the CCDC28A gene encoding coiled-coil domain-containing protein 28A yields the protein MEERKTKRRSPKSSTSHATQVVNNKKNSVPPSKSTAFSNPAPQPPLQKPKFKRGIKEKAKVPGAENKGAQSTSIQHSFLTDVSDVQEMEKGLLSLLNDFHSGKLQAFGNECSIEQMEHVRGMQEKLARLNLELYGELEELPEDKRKLASDSNLDRLLSDLEELNSSIQKLHLADVQDVPNTSTS from the exons atggaagaaagaaaaaccaagaGGAGGAGTCCCAAGTCATCTACTTCTCATGCTACTCAGGTTGTCAACAATAAGAAAAACTCAGTTCCTCCTAGTAAAAGTACAGCATTTTCAAATCCTGCACCTCAGCCACCTTTACAGAAACCAAAGTTTAAAAG aggaataaaagaaaaagctAAAGTACCAGGAGCAGAAAACAAAGGAGCACAATCCACTTCAATCCAACATTCATTTCTCACTGATGTATCAGATGTTCAAGAGATGGAGAAAGGACTTTTGAGCCTTCTAAATGACTTCCATTCTGGCAAACTTCAAGCATTTG GAAATGAATGTTCCATAGAGCAAATGGAACATGTCAGAGGAATGCAGGAAAAGTTGGCTCGATTGAATCTAGAGCTTTATGGAGAGCTGGAAGAACTCCCTGAAGATAAGAGAAAACTAGCTAGTGATTCCAATCTGGATAGACTGTTGTCTGAT CTGGAAGAACTGAATTCTTCTAT ACAAAAACTTCATTTAGCCGATGTTCAAGATGTTCCGAATACCAGCACAAGCTAA